In Providencia rettgeri, the following proteins share a genomic window:
- the rsmE gene encoding 16S rRNA (uracil(1498)-N(3))-methyltransferase, translated as MRVPRIYHPEPLQIKTTISLGDDAANHVGRVLRMTAGQKLELFDGSNQIFSAEITEATKKNVFVHIENSQIDDRESPLDLHLGQVMSRGEKMEFTIQKSVELGVNTITPLLSERCGVRLDGERLEKKLLQWQKIAIAACEQCGRNRIPEIRPVQPLEAWCAENDGAFKVNLHPRATESINTLPTELKKVRLLIGPEGGLSADEIAMTANYQFTDILLGPRVLRTETTALTAITALQVRLGDLG; from the coding sequence ATGCGCGTTCCACGCATTTATCACCCTGAGCCTCTTCAAATAAAGACAACGATTTCTCTTGGTGATGATGCTGCAAACCATGTAGGTCGGGTACTACGCATGACAGCGGGCCAAAAACTCGAACTTTTTGATGGCAGCAATCAGATCTTTAGCGCTGAAATTACTGAAGCTACTAAAAAAAATGTATTCGTGCATATTGAAAATAGCCAAATTGACGATAGAGAATCCCCACTCGATTTACACCTTGGGCAGGTCATGTCTCGTGGGGAAAAAATGGAATTTACCATCCAAAAATCTGTTGAACTCGGGGTTAATACAATAACACCTTTATTATCAGAACGTTGTGGTGTTCGCTTAGACGGTGAACGGCTCGAAAAAAAATTACTGCAGTGGCAAAAAATTGCAATTGCAGCCTGTGAACAATGCGGCCGCAACCGAATTCCAGAAATTCGCCCAGTGCAACCCCTTGAAGCCTGGTGCGCGGAAAATGACGGCGCGTTTAAAGTCAATTTGCACCCAAGGGCAACAGAAAGTATTAATACGTTACCCACTGAACTGAAGAAAGTACGATTGTTGATTGGCCCTGAAGGTGGCTTGTCAGCAGACGAAATTGCCATGACAGCAAATTATCAATTTACCGATATACTGTTAGGGCCTCGAGTATTACGAACAGAAACGACTGCGCTAACCGCTATCACAGCACTGCAAGTGCGCTTAGGTGATCTGGGGTAA
- a CDS encoding prepilin peptidase, which translates to MILFLILYINLIIPLFIIDNKIGYLPDILTYPLLWLGLLYQIHLPNGNVVSAIYAVLLGYLVMLMVVTLVEKKTHQPQMGRGDFKLVAACSAWLGVWQLPYFLGVAAGVGLLQYWVTYGLLPKIYTKKQQTNLADFEGASLVQIAKETKTIPFGPALIISASVWLYLSIREY; encoded by the coding sequence ATGATTTTATTTTTAATTTTATATATTAATTTAATAATTCCATTATTTATCATTGATAATAAAATAGGTTATCTTCCTGATATCCTGACATACCCATTATTATGGTTGGGGCTGTTATATCAAATCCATTTGCCGAATGGGAATGTCGTTTCCGCTATTTATGCGGTGTTACTCGGTTACTTAGTGATGCTAATGGTGGTGACATTGGTTGAGAAAAAAACGCATCAACCACAAATGGGAAGAGGGGATTTTAAACTCGTTGCAGCTTGTTCGGCCTGGCTTGGGGTTTGGCAATTACCTTACTTTCTGGGGGTTGCCGCAGGGGTGGGGCTATTACAATACTGGGTAACCTATGGGTTATTGCCTAAAATATACACAAAGAAGCAACAGACAAACCTAGCTGATTTTGAGGGAGCATCTTTGGTACAAATAGCTAAAGAAACGAAGACAATCCCATTTGGGCCTGCGTTAATTATTAGTGCTAGCGTATGGTTGTATTTATCAATAAGGGAATACTGA
- a CDS encoding DsbA family protein encodes MSNITLHYIYDPYCGWCYAAAPLVEIANQHPNINIEMHGGGMLAGNARLHLDDEFRQYILQSDKRIASMTGQEFGDGYIKMLHEPNLVMDSTPPQTAILAATKQGKGFEMLKAIQKAHYVSGRHIKDADVLLDLAKEIGLDVTQYVSDYSECEQHETPAHIGSSKALLAQSGASGFPTLLIQQQDKWLRVPLQNYLGEPSKWQQFLDSLVTAAS; translated from the coding sequence ATGAGCAACATCACCCTACACTATATTTATGACCCTTATTGCGGCTGGTGTTACGCTGCCGCACCTTTAGTTGAAATTGCTAACCAACACCCAAATATCAACATTGAAATGCACGGTGGCGGCATGTTAGCAGGTAATGCACGCTTACACTTAGATGATGAGTTTCGCCAATATATCCTGCAATCCGATAAACGAATTGCATCAATGACTGGGCAAGAGTTTGGCGATGGCTACATAAAAATGCTACACGAACCTAATTTGGTCATGGATTCAACGCCACCACAAACCGCGATATTAGCGGCAACCAAGCAAGGCAAAGGCTTTGAGATGCTTAAAGCCATCCAAAAAGCGCACTATGTTTCAGGGCGCCATATTAAAGATGCCGACGTGCTTCTCGACCTCGCAAAAGAGATTGGCCTTGATGTCACCCAGTATGTGTCCGACTACAGCGAATGTGAACAGCATGAAACTCCAGCCCACATCGGAAGCAGTAAGGCGCTGTTAGCACAGTCAGGGGCTTCCGGTTTCCCAACGCTGTTGATACAACAGCAAGATAAATGGTTACGCGTTCCATTACAAAATTACCTTGGTGAACCGAGTAAGTGGCAGCAGTTTTTAGATTCTTTAGTCACTGCAGCATCTTAA
- a CDS encoding MBL fold metallo-hydrolase, whose amino-acid sequence MKLTLLAATALFATTINLAQAETLTLDVYNPGNNSVFPVSSEIISGSSEVVLIDAQFQKNDAQQLVDKIKKLNKKLTTIYISHSDPDYYFGLDTLTNAFPEAKVIATANTVEAIKATKDGKLAYWGGVLKDEAPAHVIVPEVIKGDYFTVDGEKLEIKGLDGVSPDRTYLWVPSLKAVVGGVIVSDNIHVWVADTQTEESRKNWLQTLKDIKALNPATVVPGHFTGASKLDVTTVSFTQKYLQDFESAYKTSRNSDELIQKVAAKYPQLDDKSSLELSAKVIKGEMKWPQ is encoded by the coding sequence ATGAAATTGACCTTATTAGCGGCAACCGCGCTATTTGCCACAACGATAAATCTGGCCCAAGCTGAAACACTCACACTAGATGTTTATAACCCTGGAAATAACAGCGTATTTCCAGTTTCCTCTGAAATAATTAGCGGTTCAAGTGAAGTGGTGTTGATTGATGCACAATTTCAAAAAAATGATGCACAACAATTGGTTGATAAGATTAAAAAACTCAATAAAAAATTAACTACGATTTACATTAGCCATTCTGACCCAGACTACTATTTTGGGCTAGATACCCTAACAAACGCCTTCCCAGAGGCTAAAGTGATCGCAACAGCAAACACAGTTGAAGCCATTAAAGCCACTAAAGATGGCAAGCTGGCTTACTGGGGCGGTGTATTAAAAGATGAAGCCCCTGCCCATGTTATTGTCCCTGAAGTTATTAAAGGAGACTACTTCACCGTTGATGGCGAAAAACTTGAAATTAAAGGCCTTGATGGCGTGTCACCAGATAGAACTTATCTCTGGGTTCCATCATTAAAAGCCGTTGTGGGTGGCGTTATTGTTTCTGACAATATTCATGTATGGGTAGCGGATACCCAAACAGAAGAGTCACGCAAAAATTGGCTACAAACATTAAAAGACATCAAAGCTCTGAACCCAGCAACCGTTGTTCCCGGCCACTTTACGGGGGCGTCTAAATTAGATGTAACGACGGTTTCTTTCACTCAAAAATATTTACAGGACTTTGAAAGTGCATATAAAACAAGTAGAAACTCAGATGAACTCATCCAAAAAGTTGCAGCGAAGTATCCACAATTAGATGACAAATCAAGTTTAGAGCTTAGTGCGAAAGTCATTAAAGGCGAAATGAAATGGCCTCAATAA
- a CDS encoding LysR family transcriptional regulator: MDRLKAAEVFITIVEQGSLSGAAEKLDMSRAMVTRYLSEMEQWAGVRLLNRTTRKLSLTSAGEGVYQQSLQLNAISQMVPVQQELDAKALSGLVRISCSQSIAQSALSVAISEFMQLYPNMAIDMQISNKSVNLIEERIDLAIRITNQLEPSLIAKPLSTCHSVICASPDFLKGKKQPEKPEDLVLLDCLTYNFFGRSLWVFEKAGVQYSVLVDGRLSANESVFLAEATLQGAGVSMQPYYSVANHLASGKLVQLLPEYTPMPLGIYAVYTSRQKMPTALRVVIDYLANWFETSPHWQLLMQQRGS, translated from the coding sequence ATGGATAGATTAAAAGCGGCGGAAGTATTTATTACTATTGTTGAACAGGGCAGCCTAAGCGGCGCAGCTGAAAAACTGGATATGTCTAGAGCGATGGTGACACGCTATTTGTCGGAAATGGAACAATGGGCGGGAGTACGTTTATTAAATCGCACCACACGGAAATTAAGTCTAACTTCAGCAGGGGAAGGGGTATATCAACAATCTTTGCAACTTAATGCGATTTCCCAAATGGTGCCTGTGCAGCAAGAGCTTGATGCAAAAGCATTATCTGGTTTAGTGCGTATTAGTTGTTCACAATCAATCGCCCAAAGTGCGCTTTCTGTGGCTATTTCTGAGTTTATGCAGCTCTACCCGAATATGGCTATTGATATGCAAATATCGAATAAATCGGTTAATTTGATAGAAGAACGAATTGATTTGGCTATCCGTATCACAAATCAATTGGAACCGAGTTTAATCGCAAAACCCTTGTCAACTTGCCATTCTGTCATTTGTGCTTCACCTGACTTTTTAAAAGGAAAAAAACAGCCTGAAAAGCCAGAGGATTTAGTTTTGCTTGATTGCTTAACCTACAATTTTTTTGGTCGTAGCTTATGGGTATTTGAAAAAGCAGGCGTGCAGTATAGTGTATTAGTTGATGGGCGCTTAAGTGCTAACGAATCCGTATTTCTCGCTGAAGCAACATTGCAAGGCGCAGGTGTCTCTATGCAACCTTATTATTCAGTTGCTAATCATTTGGCTTCAGGGAAGTTAGTTCAGTTATTACCTGAATATACGCCAATGCCGCTAGGTATTTACGCTGTGTATACTAGTCGGCAAAAAATGCCAACCGCCCTGAGGGTGGTGATTGATTATCTGGCCAATTGGTTTGAAACTTCACCTCACTGGCAGTTATTGATGCAACAGCGCGGAAGTTAG
- a CDS encoding LysR family transcriptional regulator codes for MQAISWRHIEIFRAVMTTPNLTEAAALLNTSQPTISRELARLEYLLQFKLFDRVKGRLQPTAQGLRFLEEVERSYYGLERIKNSAETIRRFEHAQISITCLPAFAQSLLPQVCQSFMENYPDVSITVIPQESPVLEEWLSAQRYDFGLTEHLQMPPGTEQQTLGSLNEVCVLPASHPLTQKDVLTPSDFQGQRFISLSLTDSYRQLIDSTFAEHHVERKMVMETHSASSICAMALKGIGVSIVNPLTALDFHQQSAGKLALRPLSFSIPFTVSLIRPIHRPSSQLTNIFTQHLEDNFNQIKTQLTSALLHQ; via the coding sequence ATGCAAGCCATTTCATGGCGGCACATCGAAATATTCCGTGCAGTAATGACGACCCCTAACCTAACGGAAGCCGCTGCGCTGCTAAACACCTCACAGCCGACTATCAGCCGTGAACTTGCTCGCTTAGAATACCTTTTACAGTTTAAGTTATTCGATAGGGTCAAAGGACGTTTACAGCCAACAGCACAAGGGTTACGCTTTCTTGAAGAGGTTGAACGCTCTTATTATGGCTTGGAACGCATTAAAAATTCAGCAGAAACCATCCGCCGCTTCGAACATGCACAAATATCGATAACCTGTCTACCGGCTTTCGCCCAATCTTTATTACCCCAAGTTTGCCAGTCATTTATGGAAAACTACCCTGATGTCAGTATCACGGTGATCCCACAAGAGTCCCCTGTACTAGAAGAGTGGTTGTCAGCCCAACGTTACGATTTCGGCTTAACAGAGCATCTACAAATGCCACCAGGAACTGAACAACAAACACTGGGAAGTTTAAATGAAGTGTGTGTCTTACCGGCGAGCCACCCTTTAACCCAAAAAGACGTGTTAACCCCCAGCGATTTTCAAGGCCAACGTTTTATTAGCCTGTCATTAACTGACAGCTATCGTCAGTTAATTGACTCAACCTTTGCGGAACATCACGTCGAACGCAAAATGGTCATGGAAACGCATTCGGCATCATCCATTTGCGCCATGGCACTAAAAGGGATTGGAGTTTCTATTGTTAACCCGTTAACTGCATTAGATTTTCACCAACAATCCGCTGGGAAGTTAGCGCTGCGCCCACTCAGTTTTTCGATTCCTTTTACTGTTAGCTTGATAAGGCCTATTCACCGCCCCTCATCACAATTGACCAATATTTTTACTCAACATTTAGAGGATAACTTTAATCAAATAAAAACCCAGCTAACTTCCGCGCTGTTGCATCAATAA
- the lysA gene encoding diaminopimelate decarboxylase encodes MTSFATTTSQYLTPEYLRALPEQYGSPVWVYDSAVIIERIKQLQVFDTVRFAQKACSNIHILRLMKQQGVKVDSVSLGEIERALVAGFQPGRENSEIVFTADVLDRATLAKVTELDIPVNAGSIDMLEQIGEQKAGHPVWLRINPGFGHGHSQKTNTGGENSKHGIWHEDLSLALEKIRHYNLSLIGIHMHIGSGVDYQHLADVCDSMVALVTTAGVDLHAISAGGGLSTPYREGDELIDVQHYYSLWDNARQRIEQHLGHKIELEIEPGRYLVAESGVLLAEVRAVKDMGSRHYVLVDSGFNDLMRPAMYGSYHHISVLPTDGRNVDGAQLKDTIVAGPLCESGDVFTQLEGGLVVTRALPEVKVGDFLVFHDTGAYGASMSSNYNSRPLLPEVMFVNGKPQLIRRRQTIEELLALEL; translated from the coding sequence ATGACTTCATTCGCAACGACAACAAGCCAATATTTAACCCCTGAGTATTTACGCGCATTACCTGAGCAGTATGGTAGCCCTGTTTGGGTTTATGATAGCGCGGTGATCATTGAGCGTATCAAGCAATTACAAGTTTTTGATACCGTGCGCTTTGCACAAAAAGCGTGCTCGAATATTCATATCCTGCGCTTAATGAAGCAGCAAGGCGTTAAAGTCGATTCCGTTTCCTTAGGGGAGATTGAACGTGCGCTGGTGGCAGGGTTCCAGCCCGGGCGTGAAAACTCAGAAATCGTCTTTACAGCGGATGTGCTCGATAGGGCGACATTAGCGAAAGTCACTGAGTTAGATATCCCTGTGAATGCTGGCTCGATTGATATGCTTGAACAAATTGGCGAGCAAAAAGCTGGCCATCCTGTTTGGCTGCGTATCAACCCTGGTTTTGGTCACGGTCATAGCCAAAAAACTAATACTGGCGGCGAAAATAGTAAGCACGGTATTTGGCATGAAGACTTATCTTTAGCGTTAGAAAAAATTCGCCATTACAATTTGTCATTGATTGGTATTCATATGCATATTGGTTCTGGGGTTGACTATCAACATCTTGCCGATGTATGTGATTCTATGGTGGCGTTAGTCACAACCGCAGGGGTTGACCTTCATGCCATTTCAGCAGGTGGCGGGCTATCAACACCGTATCGTGAAGGCGATGAATTAATCGATGTGCAGCATTATTACAGCTTATGGGATAACGCTCGCCAACGTATCGAACAACACTTAGGACACAAAATTGAACTTGAAATAGAACCTGGCCGATATTTGGTTGCGGAATCAGGCGTATTGTTAGCTGAAGTGCGAGCCGTTAAAGATATGGGTAGCCGCCACTATGTGCTTGTAGACAGTGGTTTTAATGATCTAATGCGCCCAGCAATGTATGGCAGCTATCACCATATTTCAGTATTACCCACGGATGGACGTAACGTTGATGGGGCTCAACTAAAAGACACTATTGTCGCTGGCCCTCTGTGTGAATCAGGAGATGTATTTACCCAGTTAGAGGGCGGTTTAGTGGTAACTCGCGCTTTACCTGAGGTAAAAGTTGGCGATTTTCTGGTTTTTCATGACACTGGCGCTTATGGTGCATCCATGTCATCAAACTACAATAGCCGCCCATTATTACCCGAAGTGATGTTTGTGAATGGCAAACCACAATTGATTCGCCGCCGCCAGACGATAGAGGAATTATTGGCGTTGGAGTTGTAA
- a CDS encoding sel1 repeat family protein, with protein MKLMIFILGLAFLECKANGFKRDIIMPSYRMLSFNYDSKYLIYEPSISDEYPPPRNEKDFFLLVEKAASGDSNSNLLLFKLFLKDSNCKYFDFKPSIPNFICKKAVNYLIESVNINPDNNMALFEMSKLYHKGVVLNKNESKANLILDKIIKKGGRDSVLVCDYLVEITLFDDDGNIKNIDKSRYYADIGAKNGSEKCKKYLNDIDNYMRN; from the coding sequence ATGAAATTGATGATTTTTATACTTGGCTTAGCCTTTTTAGAGTGTAAAGCTAATGGTTTTAAAAGAGATATCATTATGCCATCATATAGGATGTTATCATTTAATTATGATAGTAAGTATTTAATATATGAACCATCTATTAGTGATGAGTACCCACCACCAAGAAATGAAAAAGATTTCTTTTTGTTAGTTGAAAAGGCTGCATCAGGAGATTCAAATAGTAATTTATTATTATTTAAATTATTCCTTAAGGATTCTAATTGCAAGTATTTTGATTTTAAACCGTCGATACCTAATTTCATCTGCAAAAAAGCTGTTAATTACTTAATTGAATCAGTTAATATAAATCCTGATAATAATATGGCGTTATTTGAAATGAGTAAACTTTATCATAAAGGGGTTGTATTGAATAAAAATGAAAGTAAAGCAAATCTAATTCTAGATAAAATAATAAAAAAAGGAGGGAGAGATTCTGTATTAGTCTGTGACTACTTAGTTGAAATTACTCTTTTTGATGATGATGGAAATATAAAAAATATTGATAAATCTAGATATTATGCAGATATTGGAGCTAAAAATGGTAGCGAAAAATGTAAAAAATATCTCAATGATATAGATAACTATATGAGAAATTAA
- the fadE gene encoding acyl-CoA dehydrogenase FadE produces the protein MILLSIVLFLALIGVLCYHRTALIFSTVLLLAYTAVMGAMNLWSYWLLLPVALVLFPFVFSPVRQSLFSARAMKMFQKVMPPMSRTEKEAIDAGTTWWEGDLFRGAPDWNKLHNYPKPQLTAEEQAFIDGPVETVCGMVNDFEVSHELADLTPEVWQYLRDHRFFAMIIKKEYGGLEFSAYAQSQVLQKLAGVSGILAITVGVPNSLGPGELLQHYGTDEQKQRYLPGLATGEEIPCFALTSPEAGSDAGAIPDSGVVCMGEWQGEQVLGMRLTWNKRYITLAPIATVLGLAFKLSDPDKLLGGEKNLGITCALIPTNTPGVEIGHRHFPLNIPFMNGPTRGQDIFVPIDYIIGGPKMAGQGWRMLVECLSVGRGITLPSNSTGSLKSIAIATGAYSYIRRQFKLPIGKMEGIEEPLARIAGNTYLMDAAATLITSGIMLGEKPAVLSAIVKYHCTHRGQRAIIDAMDITGGKGICLGDSNFVARAYQGAPIAITVEGANILTRSMIIFGQGAIRCHPFVLEEMAAAQDNNLHKFDKAVFGHIGHVISNQFRSFWLGLTNGRGSHAPTKDETRRYYQMLNRQSANLALLSDVAMGVLGGSLKRRERISARLGDILSNLYLASATLKRYEDEGRQKADLPLVKWAVEDCLYQSEKAMDDLLKNFPNRAVAAVMRFTLFPIGRSMSMPSDRLDHKLAQILMEPSETRDRLGRGQYLTPAENNPHGLVNQALLDIIAAEPIFERICRLKERKLSFTRLDKLADQLLPENVITQEEADILRRAEASRLRTINVDEFEFDDLGVLPTKKSPNEPSNEETSKKKKAA, from the coding sequence ATGATCCTTCTCAGCATTGTGTTATTTCTCGCCTTAATCGGCGTACTTTGTTATCACAGAACCGCTTTAATTTTTAGCACAGTATTGTTATTAGCCTACACCGCAGTGATGGGCGCCATGAACCTTTGGAGCTACTGGCTGTTACTACCAGTCGCCTTGGTATTATTTCCTTTTGTATTCAGCCCAGTCCGCCAATCTCTTTTCTCCGCTCGTGCGATGAAAATGTTCCAAAAAGTCATGCCACCGATGTCACGTACAGAAAAAGAAGCGATTGATGCGGGAACAACTTGGTGGGAGGGTGATCTTTTCCGTGGTGCTCCTGATTGGAACAAGCTACACAACTACCCGAAACCTCAATTAACGGCAGAAGAACAAGCGTTTATTGATGGGCCTGTTGAAACGGTTTGTGGCATGGTCAATGACTTCGAAGTGAGCCATGAACTTGCGGACTTAACACCTGAAGTATGGCAGTACCTACGTGATCACCGCTTCTTCGCTATGATCATCAAAAAAGAATATGGTGGCCTTGAGTTCTCTGCATATGCACAGTCACAGGTTCTACAGAAGCTCGCAGGCGTGTCTGGTATTCTTGCTATCACGGTAGGTGTGCCAAATTCATTAGGCCCGGGCGAATTACTGCAACATTATGGTACTGACGAACAAAAACAACGTTATTTACCTGGCTTAGCGACGGGTGAAGAAATTCCATGCTTTGCGCTAACCAGCCCTGAAGCAGGTTCCGATGCCGGTGCTATCCCAGACTCAGGTGTTGTTTGTATGGGTGAATGGCAAGGCGAGCAAGTATTAGGAATGCGTTTAACATGGAACAAACGCTATATTACCTTAGCGCCAATTGCCACCGTATTAGGCCTCGCATTCAAACTTTCAGACCCAGATAAGCTATTAGGCGGTGAGAAAAACCTTGGTATCACCTGTGCATTAATTCCAACCAACACCCCAGGAGTTGAAATTGGTCATCGCCACTTCCCACTAAATATTCCATTTATGAATGGCCCTACCCGCGGACAAGATATTTTTGTACCTATCGATTACATTATCGGTGGTCCAAAAATGGCAGGCCAAGGCTGGAGAATGTTGGTTGAGTGCCTTTCTGTGGGCCGTGGTATTACATTGCCATCTAACTCAACAGGTAGTTTGAAGAGTATTGCCATCGCAACGGGTGCTTACTCTTATATTCGTCGCCAATTCAAGTTACCCATTGGTAAAATGGAAGGGATTGAAGAGCCATTAGCACGCATTGCGGGTAATACTTATCTTATGGATGCGGCGGCAACTCTCATTACCTCTGGGATTATGTTAGGTGAAAAACCTGCTGTTCTATCTGCTATTGTTAAATACCATTGTACGCACCGAGGCCAGCGCGCCATTATTGATGCCATGGATATTACTGGCGGTAAAGGCATTTGCCTTGGGGATTCAAACTTTGTTGCTAGAGCCTATCAAGGCGCACCAATCGCCATTACGGTTGAAGGGGCAAATATCCTCACCCGCAGTATGATTATCTTTGGCCAAGGGGCTATCCGTTGCCATCCTTTTGTATTAGAAGAAATGGCCGCAGCACAGGATAATAACTTACATAAATTCGACAAAGCCGTATTTGGCCATATTGGTCATGTAATTAGTAATCAATTCCGTAGCTTCTGGCTTGGTTTGACCAATGGCCGTGGAAGTCATGCTCCGACCAAAGATGAAACCCGTCGTTACTATCAAATGCTAAACCGCCAAAGTGCCAACTTAGCATTGCTATCCGATGTTGCCATGGGCGTGTTAGGTGGCAGTTTAAAACGTCGCGAACGTATCTCAGCTCGTTTAGGGGATATTTTAAGTAACTTATACCTCGCATCTGCAACTTTAAAACGCTATGAAGATGAAGGCCGCCAAAAAGCTGACTTACCACTCGTGAAATGGGCCGTTGAAGATTGTTTGTATCAGTCTGAAAAGGCAATGGATGATTTATTGAAAAACTTCCCAAACAGAGCTGTAGCAGCAGTTATGCGTTTCACGCTGTTCCCAATTGGTCGTTCAATGTCTATGCCATCTGACAGACTTGACCATAAACTGGCTCAAATCCTGATGGAGCCATCAGAAACGCGCGACAGATTGGGCCGTGGGCAGTATTTAACACCTGCGGAAAACAACCCTCATGGCTTAGTTAACCAAGCCTTGCTGGATATCATTGCCGCTGAACCTATTTTCGAACGTATTTGCCGCTTAAAAGAGCGTAAGCTCAGCTTTACTCGCTTAGATAAGCTTGCTGACCAATTACTTCCTGAAAATGTGATTACGCAAGAAGAAGCCGATATCTTGCGTAGAGCAGAAGCAAGTCGATTACGGACAATTAATGTCGATGAGTTTGAATTTGATGATTTGGGTGTACTTCCTACAAAAAAGTCGCCAAATGAGCCGTCAAATGAAGAAACCAGTAAGAAAAAGAAAGCGGCTTGA
- the lpcA gene encoding D-sedoheptulose 7-phosphate isomerase, whose amino-acid sequence MYQDLIRGELTEAAETLSNFLNDDANIAAIQQAAVLLADSFKAGGKVLSCGNGGSHCDAMHFAEELTGRYRENRPGYPAIAISDVSHISCVSNDFGYEYVFSRFIEAVGMKGDVLLGISTSGNSGNIIKAIAAAREKGMKVITLTGKDGGKMAGTADIEIRVPHFGYADRIQEIHIKVIHILIQLIEKEMVK is encoded by the coding sequence ATGTATCAAGACTTAATCCGTGGTGAGCTGACAGAAGCGGCCGAAACGTTATCGAATTTTCTTAATGATGATGCGAATATCGCTGCTATCCAACAGGCCGCAGTTCTACTCGCTGACTCTTTTAAAGCGGGTGGCAAAGTATTATCTTGTGGTAATGGAGGATCTCACTGTGATGCAATGCATTTTGCTGAAGAATTAACAGGACGTTACCGCGAAAATCGCCCTGGCTATCCTGCGATCGCAATATCAGATGTGAGTCATATATCTTGCGTGAGTAATGACTTCGGCTATGAATATGTGTTTTCACGTTTTATCGAAGCTGTAGGTATGAAAGGGGATGTTTTACTCGGAATTTCTACCTCTGGTAATTCAGGAAATATCATTAAAGCGATTGCGGCTGCACGTGAAAAAGGCATGAAAGTCATCACGCTAACAGGTAAAGATGGCGGGAAAATGGCCGGCACCGCGGATATCGAAATTCGAGTCCCACACTTTGGGTATGCCGACCGTATCCAAGAAATTCATATTAAAGTTATTCATATCTTAATTCAGTTAATTGAAAAAGAGATGGTGAAATAA
- a CDS encoding class II glutamine amidotransferase, with product MCELLGMSANVPTDISFSLSGLISRGGQTGPHKDGWGITFYEGLGCRTFKDPQPSFLSPVARFVQEYPIKSESIVAHIRQANRGDVSLVNTHPFTRELWGRNWTYAHNGQLKGYRTLKTGRYCPIGETDSEWAFCWILHQLSEKYPRRPSNWKSVFRFIATLADQLRHKGVFNMLLSDGQYMMAFSSTNLHWLTRKAPFGKAKLLDQDIEIDFEQCTTPTDVVSVIATQPLTGNENWQRIEPGNFVLFYLGERIL from the coding sequence ATGTGCGAGTTACTTGGCATGAGTGCCAACGTTCCAACCGATATTTCGTTTAGCCTAAGTGGGTTAATTTCCCGAGGTGGGCAAACTGGCCCACATAAAGATGGCTGGGGAATTACCTTTTATGAGGGGCTCGGGTGTCGCACATTTAAAGATCCCCAACCGAGTTTTTTGTCACCAGTCGCTCGCTTTGTGCAGGAATACCCGATTAAGTCAGAAAGTATTGTTGCTCATATTCGCCAAGCAAACCGAGGGGATGTGTCGTTAGTAAACACTCACCCCTTTACTCGAGAGCTATGGGGGCGCAATTGGACGTATGCGCACAATGGGCAGTTAAAGGGATATCGCACACTGAAAACTGGTCGCTATTGCCCGATAGGTGAAACCGATAGCGAATGGGCATTTTGCTGGATACTTCATCAACTCAGTGAAAAGTATCCACGCAGGCCATCGAATTGGAAAAGTGTATTCCGCTTTATTGCGACCTTAGCTGACCAATTGCGTCATAAAGGTGTGTTTAATATGTTGCTGTCTGATGGGCAATATATGATGGCATTTAGTTCAACGAATTTACATTGGTTAACGCGCAAGGCACCATTTGGTAAAGCTAAATTACTTGACCAAGATATTGAAATCGATTTTGAGCAATGCACGACACCTACTGATGTCGTTTCTGTTATTGCTACGCAACCACTAACGGGTAACGAAAATTGGCAGCGAATTGAACCTGGCAACTTTGTCTTATTCTATCTTGGTGAGCGCATATTGTGA